The sequence GGCAGTGGCAGCTGGACGGGAAGGTCGACGCCACGGCGGCCGACGTGCCGGTCTACGACATCGACGGCTTCGAGAACGACGCCGAGGACGTCGCCCGGCTCCACCGCGCCGGCCGCAAGGTGATCTGCTACATCAACGTCGGCGCGTGGGAGGACTACCGGCCCGACAAGGACGCCTTCCCCCGCTCGGTGCTGGGCGGGCCGAACGGCTGGGACGGAGAGCGCTGGCTCGACATCCGGCGCGTCTCCGTACTCCGGCCGATCATGGAACGGCGGTTCGACATGTGCCGGCGGAAGGGGTTCGACGCGGTCGAGCCCGACCTCATGGAGGGGTACAACGACGACACGGGCTTCCCGCTCACCGCGCGGGACCAGCTGCGCTACAACCGGATGATCGCCGAGATCGCCCACGAACGCGGCCTGGCCGTGGGCCTCAAGAACGACCTGGCGCAGATCCCGCAGCTGGTGGGGGTCT is a genomic window of Streptomyces sp. YPW6 containing:
- a CDS encoding endo alpha-1,4 polygalactosaminidase, with translation MRRRTWPWATLPAVLTVALAVLLSGCTGTGGGRDTPSGGPGKSRWQPRPGLAWQWQLDGKVDATAADVPVYDIDGFENDAEDVARLHRAGRKVICYINVGAWEDYRPDKDAFPRSVLGGPNGWDGERWLDIRRVSVLRPIMERRFDMCRRKGFDAVEPDLMEGYNDDTGFPLTARDQLRYNRMIAEIAHERGLAVGLKNDLAQIPQLVGVFDFAVNEQCAEYGECARLKPFIEAGKAVFHVEYTEPNGRFCPESRKLGLSSMRKKWELGTWRRAC